The Sedimentisphaera salicampi genome includes a region encoding these proteins:
- the galE gene encoding UDP-glucose 4-epimerase GalE: MNVLVCGGAGYIGSNMTAMLAENGHKAYVYDNLSKGHIEAVVPEAEFIYGDLADYDKLVRVIRDKKIDAVMHFAAFIEVGESVKDPLGYYNNNFCNTHNLLRAMDFMGVNKFVFSSTAATYGMPDEVPIVETLPKEPINPYGESKWAVERMCHFQSQTGRLNYAALRYFNACGAGRNSQLGEDHKPESHLIPLIIQAALGQREDIKIFGTDYNTKDGTCVRDYIHIEDLCSAHLLALEKLSTESEIVFNLGNGNGYTVREVIETVKKVSGKDFKVTETDRRAGDPAVLTADSAKAQTQLGWKPKWTNLEDIVETAWKFHSARPNGYSG, translated from the coding sequence ATGAATGTATTAGTATGCGGCGGAGCCGGCTATATAGGCAGTAATATGACAGCAATGCTCGCTGAAAACGGGCATAAGGCTTATGTTTACGATAACCTGAGCAAGGGGCACATCGAAGCAGTAGTACCCGAAGCGGAGTTTATCTATGGAGACCTTGCAGACTATGACAAGCTTGTTCGGGTTATTCGTGATAAAAAAATTGATGCCGTTATGCACTTTGCAGCCTTTATTGAGGTTGGCGAGAGCGTTAAAGACCCGCTCGGCTACTACAACAACAACTTCTGCAACACACACAACCTGCTCAGGGCAATGGACTTTATGGGTGTTAATAAGTTCGTGTTCAGCTCAACAGCAGCAACATACGGGATGCCCGATGAGGTACCAATTGTAGAAACGCTCCCTAAAGAGCCGATAAATCCTTACGGCGAGAGCAAGTGGGCAGTTGAAAGGATGTGCCACTTCCAAAGCCAAACCGGGCGGCTGAATTACGCTGCACTTAGATATTTCAATGCCTGCGGCGCAGGACGAAACAGCCAGTTAGGCGAAGACCACAAACCCGAATCTCATCTTATTCCGCTTATCATTCAGGCAGCACTCGGGCAAAGAGAAGACATCAAGATTTTCGGCACAGACTACAACACTAAAGACGGAACTTGTGTTCGTGATTATATTCACATTGAAGATCTTTGCTCTGCGCACCTTTTGGCTCTGGAAAAACTCTCAACAGAAAGCGAGATTGTTTTCAATCTTGGAAACGGAAACGGCTATACAGTTCGAGAGGTTATCGAAACTGTGAAGAAAGTTTCAGGGAAGGATTTCAAGGTAACTGAAACCGACCGCCGAGCGGGAGACCCTGCCGTGCTCACAGCCGATTCTGCGAAGGCACAAACCCAGCTTGGCTGGAAGCCCAAATGGACAAATCTTGAGGATATCGTAGAAACCGCTTGGAAATTCCACTCTGCCCGCCCAAACGGCTACAGCGGCTAA
- the cmk gene encoding (d)CMP kinase, protein MKSRIITIDGPAGSGKSTVSRELARRLGWSFLDTGAMYRALAFAAAEAGQDLADEKDVAKLAGRQNFEFMPKSEGIKVFLDGRDISSEIRRPEVTASVSRIASSPLLRSLMVEMQREFAKKAGDVVTEGRDQGSVVFPDADVKFYLDAAAEIRAKRRAAELEAAGQNADFQEVMKAIEQRDRADKSREVAPLVCPKEAVIIDTGNISIKQVTEKMLSELKEKI, encoded by the coding sequence TTGAAAAGCAGAATAATAACGATCGACGGCCCAGCAGGGAGCGGTAAAAGCACAGTTTCAAGAGAGCTTGCCCGAAGGCTGGGCTGGAGTTTCCTCGATACTGGAGCAATGTATCGCGCCCTGGCATTCGCTGCGGCTGAGGCAGGGCAGGACCTTGCCGATGAGAAGGACGTTGCTAAGCTTGCAGGCAGGCAAAATTTCGAATTTATGCCCAAAAGCGAAGGGATAAAGGTTTTCCTTGACGGCAGAGATATATCCTCTGAAATAAGAAGACCGGAGGTTACTGCTTCTGTGAGCCGAATAGCTTCAAGCCCTCTTTTGAGATCTCTTATGGTTGAGATGCAGAGAGAGTTCGCCAAAAAGGCAGGAGATGTTGTTACTGAAGGCAGGGATCAGGGCTCGGTGGTGTTCCCGGATGCGGATGTGAAATTTTATCTCGATGCGGCGGCAGAGATTCGTGCCAAGAGAAGAGCCGCCGAGCTGGAAGCTGCAGGTCAAAATGCGGATTTTCAAGAGGTGATGAAGGCTATTGAGCAAAGAGACAGGGCCGATAAATCGCGAGAGGTCGCTCCCCTTGTATGCCCGAAGGAAGCGGTGATTATTGATACCGGCAATATCAGTATTAAACAGGTAACAGAGAAAATGCTCTCGGAATTAAAGGAAAAAATATGA
- a CDS encoding lysophospholipid acyltransferase family protein encodes MNNIGVRFKRTFFFYWIAKLSTTSFMRIFYRVRVKGKENFPEKGAFIMVSNHQSFLDPMLAVMYTWRVLFFLARDTLFKGLFGQLLLKLNTRPVKRGESDLKAMRTMIDILQRGYGTCIYPEGTRTPDGRISEIKPGFLLLARKTKAPVIPFVIEGLHEIWPKTQSKPNLSGRVMVEIGEPVPYEKIQEQGAENFAKWLTDKLRQMQNDARVELGKEPFDYERLS; translated from the coding sequence ATGAATAACATTGGAGTGCGTTTTAAGAGAACATTTTTCTTTTATTGGATTGCAAAGCTCTCTACAACATCATTTATGCGAATTTTTTATCGTGTTCGCGTGAAGGGCAAGGAAAATTTTCCCGAGAAGGGTGCATTTATTATGGTTTCAAACCACCAGAGCTTTTTGGATCCTATGCTTGCTGTGATGTACACATGGAGGGTTTTATTCTTTCTTGCAAGGGATACGCTTTTCAAAGGTCTTTTCGGCCAGCTCCTCTTAAAGCTCAATACAAGGCCTGTAAAAAGAGGCGAGAGCGATCTAAAGGCTATGCGCACAATGATAGACATACTCCAGAGAGGATACGGAACCTGCATTTATCCCGAAGGCACAAGGACACCCGACGGACGAATTTCAGAGATAAAGCCCGGCTTTCTGCTGCTTGCCAGAAAAACCAAGGCTCCGGTAATACCCTTTGTTATTGAGGGTCTCCACGAGATATGGCCTAAAACCCAGAGCAAACCGAATCTTTCAGGCAGGGTTATGGTGGAGATTGGCGAGCCTGTGCCTTATGAGAAGATTCAGGAGCAGGGGGCAGAAAATTTCGCCAAATGGCTTACCGATAAACTTCGGCAAATGCAGAACGATGCAAGGGTTGAGCTGGGAAAAGAACCTTTTGATTATGAGCGGCTTAGCTGA
- the adhE gene encoding bifunctional acetaldehyde-CoA/alcohol dehydrogenase: MSEALNKIIAKAKKAQETFADFDQEKVDKIFHKAAVAANDARIPLAKMAAEETGMGVFEDKVLKNHFASEFVYNKFRDTKTCGVIERDEDSGIVKVAEPVGVIGGIIPTTNPTSTAIFKSLLALKTRNAIIFSPHPRAKKCTVESAKTILNAAVSAGAPEGLIAWIEEPTVDLSRELMTHPDIAMILATGGGGMVKAAYSSGKPAIGVGSGNTPVVIDETCDIEMAVSSVLLSKTFDNGLICASEQAIIVCDEVYDKVKKELEIRGAHLLSKKDKKLMADTIVIDGKLNTKIVGQPAAKIAEMGGVKVNEDAKVLIAEAEKIGDSEPFSREKLSPVLGMFRAKNYANALEKAEAMVQYGGMGHTSVLYTDPANQDRIQQFGRRMKTGRTLVNMPSSQGAIGDLYNFKLEPSLTLGCGSWGGNSVSENVGVKHLLNVKTIAERRENMLWFKVPPQVYFKYNCLETALGEIADHKRAVLVTDKPLVELGITDKVTSVLEKLGIECEIFYDVKPDPDLSTVRRGLDVFNSFKPDTVIALGGGSPIDAAKIMWMMYEYPDIQFKDLAMRFMDIRKRIVKFPEMGKKATMVAIPTTSGTGSEVTPFSVITDDTEGIKYPIADYELTPDMAIVDAALVMSMPKGLTAASGIDAVTHAIEAIAAVTATDYTNGLAMESLRILFKYLPIAYNEGNTNVKAREKVHNAATMAGMAFANAFLGLCHSMAHKLGSAFHIPHGVANAILIPHVIRYNATDKPLKQAAFSQYTHPVAKMRFAKIADYLCLGGKSEDEKIEKLIAKIKELSRAVDIPETISDCGVSEKDFNSRIQKLSESAFDDQCTGTNPRYPLISEIEELYRSAYK, translated from the coding sequence ATGAGTGAAGCACTGAACAAAATTATCGCTAAAGCCAAAAAGGCTCAGGAGACCTTTGCCGACTTTGATCAGGAAAAAGTTGACAAGATCTTCCACAAGGCAGCAGTTGCTGCAAACGATGCAAGAATCCCGCTTGCCAAGATGGCCGCCGAGGAGACGGGCATGGGTGTGTTTGAAGACAAGGTTTTGAAAAACCATTTTGCCAGCGAGTTTGTTTACAACAAATTCCGCGATACCAAAACCTGCGGCGTAATCGAAAGGGACGAAGACAGCGGTATCGTGAAGGTAGCGGAACCTGTGGGCGTAATAGGTGGGATTATCCCAACAACTAATCCCACATCTACAGCCATCTTCAAATCTCTTCTGGCGCTTAAAACCAGAAACGCCATCATCTTCTCTCCGCACCCCCGTGCGAAGAAATGTACTGTAGAATCAGCCAAAACCATTCTCAATGCGGCAGTTTCAGCAGGCGCACCGGAAGGGCTTATCGCCTGGATCGAAGAGCCCACAGTTGATCTCAGCCGTGAGCTTATGACTCACCCTGATATTGCTATGATCCTCGCAACAGGGGGTGGCGGAATGGTAAAGGCCGCTTATTCTTCCGGTAAACCTGCGATCGGCGTGGGCAGCGGAAATACTCCCGTGGTAATAGATGAAACCTGCGATATCGAAATGGCAGTGAGCTCTGTTCTGTTGAGCAAAACCTTTGATAACGGGCTTATATGTGCATCAGAGCAGGCAATAATCGTTTGCGATGAGGTTTACGATAAAGTGAAGAAGGAGCTTGAGATAAGAGGGGCTCATCTTCTGAGCAAAAAAGATAAAAAGCTAATGGCTGATACCATCGTAATTGACGGGAAACTCAATACGAAGATTGTAGGCCAGCCTGCGGCAAAAATTGCCGAGATGGGCGGTGTGAAGGTAAACGAGGATGCCAAGGTGCTGATTGCCGAGGCAGAGAAAATCGGAGACAGCGAGCCCTTCAGCCGCGAAAAGCTATCTCCTGTGCTGGGTATGTTCAGAGCCAAAAACTACGCTAACGCCCTTGAAAAGGCAGAGGCTATGGTTCAATACGGCGGCATGGGGCATACCTCTGTTCTATATACAGACCCCGCAAATCAGGACCGCATCCAGCAGTTCGGCCGGCGGATGAAAACAGGAAGAACGCTTGTCAATATGCCCTCTTCTCAGGGTGCGATAGGTGATCTATACAACTTCAAGCTTGAACCTTCACTAACCCTTGGCTGCGGAAGCTGGGGCGGAAACAGTGTCAGTGAGAATGTGGGTGTAAAGCATCTGTTGAACGTGAAAACTATTGCTGAGAGGAGAGAAAATATGCTCTGGTTTAAAGTGCCGCCGCAGGTTTACTTCAAATATAACTGCCTTGAGACAGCCCTTGGAGAAATCGCCGACCATAAACGTGCGGTGCTCGTTACAGATAAACCTCTTGTTGAGCTTGGCATTACCGATAAGGTAACAAGCGTGCTCGAAAAGCTCGGGATTGAATGCGAGATCTTCTATGATGTTAAACCCGACCCAGATCTTTCTACAGTACGCAGGGGGCTGGATGTATTCAACAGCTTCAAGCCCGATACAGTAATCGCCTTGGGCGGCGGGTCTCCAATAGATGCTGCAAAGATTATGTGGATGATGTATGAGTATCCCGATATTCAGTTCAAAGACCTTGCAATGCGGTTTATGGATATCCGCAAGAGGATTGTTAAATTCCCCGAGATGGGCAAGAAGGCAACTATGGTGGCCATCCCAACAACCAGCGGCACCGGCTCTGAGGTAACTCCGTTCTCAGTTATCACCGACGATACCGAAGGGATTAAGTATCCGATTGCCGACTACGAGCTCACGCCGGATATGGCGATTGTGGATGCGGCGCTCGTGATGAGTATGCCCAAAGGACTCACGGCAGCATCAGGTATTGATGCGGTTACTCACGCAATTGAAGCGATCGCTGCGGTTACTGCAACAGACTATACAAACGGCCTTGCGATGGAGAGCCTGCGTATTCTGTTCAAGTATCTGCCGATTGCATATAACGAAGGCAATACCAACGTTAAGGCAAGGGAGAAGGTTCACAACGCTGCTACTATGGCGGGTATGGCCTTTGCAAATGCCTTCCTCGGTCTGTGCCACTCTATGGCGCACAAGCTGGGCTCTGCCTTCCATATACCGCACGGTGTTGCAAATGCGATTTTGATACCGCACGTAATCCGATATAACGCTACCGATAAGCCGCTCAAGCAGGCAGCATTCTCTCAGTACACCCACCCGGTGGCTAAGATGCGGTTCGCCAAAATTGCCGATTACCTCTGCCTAGGCGGAAAGAGCGAAGATGAGAAGATTGAAAAGCTTATTGCTAAAATAAAAGAGCTCAGCAGGGCGGTTGACATCCCTGAAACAATCTCTGACTGCGGCGTGAGCGAGAAAGACTTCAACAGCCGAATACAGAAGCTCAGCGAATCTGCTTTTGATGATCAGTGTACCGGAACGAATCCGAGATACCCCCTTATCAGCGAGATAGAAGAACTTTACCGCTCTGCTTACAAATAA
- the dapA gene encoding 4-hydroxy-tetrahydrodipicolinate synthase, with protein sequence MFKGSMVAIVTPFKNNQVDFTCLEKLIEMHAEAGTDALVPVGTTGESPTLTNAEHKKVIEFVVKKSAGRLPVIAGAGSNSTQEAVELTEFASSVGADATLQVCPYYNKPTQEGLYKHFEAIAENVDLPVVLYNIPGRTGGSGLSPETIAKLSELKNVVAVKEATGSMDQASKIKSLCDITILSGDDSLTLPLCSVGGEGVISVAANIVPKDVKRFMDFVQEGDFASARKWHFKLFELSKSMLGLATNPIPVKAAMAMLGMIEDEIRLPMTHLDQESCGKLKQALSDYGLL encoded by the coding sequence ATGTTTAAAGGTTCAATGGTAGCCATCGTTACTCCTTTCAAAAATAATCAGGTGGATTTTACGTGCCTCGAAAAGCTTATTGAGATGCACGCTGAGGCAGGTACTGACGCCCTTGTTCCCGTTGGAACTACAGGCGAATCACCCACTTTAACTAATGCTGAGCATAAAAAGGTGATCGAATTTGTTGTTAAGAAATCAGCAGGCAGGCTGCCTGTGATAGCGGGGGCAGGCTCAAACAGCACGCAGGAAGCCGTAGAGCTAACTGAGTTTGCATCAAGTGTTGGCGCTGATGCCACGCTTCAGGTATGCCCATACTACAACAAACCAACTCAGGAAGGCCTCTATAAACACTTCGAAGCAATTGCAGAAAATGTAGATCTGCCGGTTGTGCTCTACAATATACCGGGCAGAACAGGAGGCAGCGGACTCAGCCCCGAGACCATCGCAAAGCTCAGCGAACTGAAGAATGTGGTTGCTGTGAAAGAAGCTACCGGAAGTATGGATCAGGCTAGCAAAATAAAATCGCTCTGTGATATAACAATCCTCTCAGGCGATGATTCCCTCACTCTCCCTCTTTGTTCTGTTGGAGGTGAGGGGGTGATAAGTGTTGCAGCTAATATCGTTCCAAAGGATGTAAAGAGGTTTATGGATTTCGTGCAGGAAGGCGATTTTGCAAGTGCGAGAAAGTGGCACTTTAAGCTTTTCGAGTTGAGCAAGTCTATGCTCGGGCTCGCTACAAACCCGATACCAGTAAAAGCTGCTATGGCTATGCTCGGTATGATTGAAGACGAGATCAGGCTGCCTATGACCCATCTAGATCAGGAAAGCTGCGGAAAACTCAAGCAGGCCCTTAGCGATTACGGGCTTCTGTAA
- the gloB gene encoding hydroxyacylglutathione hydrolase translates to MERVLTLTSGDNYIYLYMYNNDEAFVVDPGSQRPVSEAVESCSLRLRYIFLTHHHLDHTGGIGKLRKKTKSWIFPDEIDSPPQLPECRVEVIPAPGHTKDSLCILVRSRDNSPDVLFTGDTLFIGGCGRPIECKAKTLWQSLERIASLPEDTLIYPGHNYTAENCRFALSVQPDNELVRQRLQKARKADIEGIGLVPSTVGEEKRTNIFLRAVDDDVKEALGMPEATALETFEALRKRKNRFG, encoded by the coding sequence ATGGAGAGAGTACTAACTCTAACATCCGGAGATAATTATATTTATCTCTATATGTATAATAATGATGAGGCATTTGTTGTGGACCCGGGCAGTCAAAGGCCTGTTTCTGAGGCGGTTGAGTCCTGCAGCCTGAGACTGCGGTATATATTCCTCACACACCACCATCTCGATCATACAGGCGGGATAGGCAAACTCAGAAAAAAGACTAAAAGCTGGATTTTCCCAGACGAAATCGATTCGCCGCCACAGCTGCCTGAATGCAGAGTGGAGGTGATACCTGCTCCAGGTCATACAAAAGACTCGCTTTGTATTCTTGTCAGAAGCCGTGATAACAGTCCTGATGTGCTTTTCACTGGCGATACTCTGTTTATAGGCGGCTGCGGCAGACCAATCGAATGCAAAGCGAAGACCCTCTGGCAGTCTTTGGAAAGGATTGCCTCGCTCCCTGAAGACACCCTCATCTATCCCGGCCACAACTACACGGCAGAAAACTGCCGATTTGCCCTTTCTGTTCAGCCTGATAATGAGCTGGTCAGGCAGAGGCTCCAGAAGGCAAGAAAAGCCGATATTGAAGGCATTGGTCTTGTGCCCTCGACAGTGGGCGAGGAAAAACGCACAAACATTTTTCTCAGGGCAGTTGATGATGATGTAAAGGAGGCTTTGGGTATGCCCGAGGCAACTGCCCTTGAAACATTTGAGGCCCTGAGGAAGAGGAAAAATCGGTTTGGATGA
- a CDS encoding UTP--glucose-1-phosphate uridylyltransferase, producing the protein MSLTEKYEKLKHKLNRIGQEQLLRFWEELEETKRERLLRDIEQLEFENIPRWVEKYVKREHSVELPSEFDPAPYFKAEPPKGQEETYADAKAVGEDLIRQGKVGAFVVAGGQGTRLGFGGPKGCYPVSPVKNKTLFQIFAETILFANRKYGAKIPWYVMTSPLNHNATVQAFEENNYFGLDKNDVYMFEQGTMPNFQFDGKIFLSEKDEIAKSPDGHGGSLKALYARGAVADMQKRGIEHLSYFQVDNPLIQIMDPLFIGLHAKADAEMSSKALIKGYPKEKVGNFCLVNGRVNVIEYSDLPDEEAEKKNPDGSLVFQLGSIAIHIISRSFIEDINSEGFALPFHRAVKKIPHVNKVGEKVKPEEKNGIKLETFVFDALPMAGESVILETLREEEFAPVKNKEGVDSPAVTREMMTERAAKWLEAAGVDIPRTPEGKADCIIEMSPLFAACINDIIEKKSELPEFEAGKTYYLE; encoded by the coding sequence ATGAGCTTAACTGAGAAATACGAAAAACTTAAACACAAACTGAACAGGATTGGCCAGGAGCAGCTTCTTAGGTTTTGGGAAGAACTTGAGGAAACCAAAAGAGAAAGGCTTCTGAGAGATATTGAACAGCTTGAGTTTGAAAATATCCCCAGATGGGTTGAAAAATACGTGAAGCGGGAGCATTCTGTGGAATTGCCCAGCGAATTCGATCCTGCCCCCTATTTCAAAGCGGAGCCCCCGAAAGGTCAAGAAGAAACTTATGCGGATGCAAAAGCTGTTGGCGAGGACTTAATCCGCCAAGGTAAAGTTGGTGCGTTTGTAGTAGCCGGCGGCCAGGGCACAAGGCTCGGCTTCGGCGGGCCGAAAGGCTGCTACCCAGTGAGCCCGGTTAAAAACAAAACCCTTTTCCAGATATTTGCTGAAACAATACTCTTTGCAAACCGAAAATACGGGGCTAAGATTCCTTGGTATGTAATGACTAGCCCGCTCAACCATAACGCCACTGTTCAGGCATTTGAAGAAAACAACTACTTCGGCTTGGACAAAAATGATGTATATATGTTTGAGCAGGGAACAATGCCTAATTTCCAGTTTGACGGAAAGATTTTCCTTTCCGAAAAAGATGAAATCGCCAAGAGCCCCGACGGCCACGGCGGGAGCCTCAAAGCACTTTACGCAAGAGGTGCTGTGGCGGATATGCAGAAACGGGGAATTGAGCATTTGAGCTATTTTCAGGTGGATAATCCGCTTATCCAAATTATGGATCCGCTCTTTATCGGGCTGCATGCCAAAGCGGATGCGGAGATGTCTTCAAAGGCTCTGATTAAGGGCTATCCCAAGGAAAAGGTAGGCAATTTCTGCCTTGTAAACGGCCGAGTTAATGTAATTGAATACAGCGACCTGCCGGATGAAGAAGCCGAGAAGAAAAATCCAGACGGAAGCCTTGTTTTCCAGCTTGGTTCTATTGCAATACACATCATTAGCAGAAGCTTTATTGAGGATATCAATTCCGAGGGCTTTGCTCTTCCGTTCCACAGAGCGGTTAAGAAGATTCCCCACGTAAATAAAGTTGGCGAGAAGGTTAAGCCCGAAGAGAAGAACGGTATCAAACTCGAAACATTCGTATTTGATGCCCTGCCGATGGCGGGAGAATCTGTGATCCTTGAAACGCTCAGAGAGGAAGAATTCGCTCCGGTTAAGAACAAGGAAGGCGTTGACAGCCCCGCTGTTACAAGAGAGATGATGACCGAACGGGCAGCCAAATGGCTCGAAGCAGCGGGCGTTGATATTCCACGCACCCCCGAAGGCAAGGCAGACTGCATTATTGAGATGAGCCCCCTTTTTGCAGCCTGCATAAATGATATAATTGAAAAGAAGAGCGAACTGCCCGAATTCGAAGCGGGCAAAACTTACTATTTAGAGTAA
- a CDS encoding cation diffusion facilitator family transporter, which produces MKGKNAIAEIYRVTIWGTAGNLLLAGCKTAAGIIGGSAAVLTDGLHSLSDLATDGAVFAGAKLSEKAPDKMHPYGHRWWETLSTLAISLVLFAAGLAAVVKAFSSGKVSSFESPGLVYAVTLFSIGVKEALFRITERAGRKTSSSALHANAWHHRSDAMSSIAVLGGLIMTNMGIAYADSIAAGLVGLMIIIASLKLIGGVFREFSNTAAGRKTLETVKKISREDPEVGQIHKLRSRNIGREIFLDFHMLVDPQMSVRKAHEITDRIEKKISESLTVPVNITIHIEPDLEDKRKDE; this is translated from the coding sequence ATGAAAGGCAAAAATGCAATTGCAGAAATATACCGCGTTACCATCTGGGGAACTGCGGGGAACCTCCTGCTTGCAGGGTGCAAAACCGCCGCAGGAATAATCGGAGGCTCCGCCGCAGTGCTCACAGACGGGCTGCATTCGCTCAGCGACCTTGCAACTGACGGGGCAGTTTTCGCAGGTGCAAAGCTCAGCGAAAAGGCTCCGGATAAGATGCACCCATACGGTCACCGCTGGTGGGAAACGCTCAGCACGCTTGCGATCTCGCTTGTATTGTTTGCAGCAGGCTTAGCGGCTGTGGTTAAGGCTTTCTCTTCCGGCAAAGTGAGCAGTTTCGAAAGCCCGGGGCTGGTTTATGCAGTAACTCTGTTTTCGATAGGCGTTAAAGAGGCCCTTTTCAGAATAACTGAGCGGGCGGGCAGGAAAACCTCAAGCTCCGCCCTCCACGCAAATGCATGGCACCACCGAAGCGATGCTATGAGCTCTATAGCTGTGCTTGGGGGACTGATTATGACAAATATGGGCATAGCTTATGCAGACAGCATAGCTGCAGGTCTTGTGGGGCTTATGATTATAATCGCCTCCTTGAAGCTTATAGGCGGGGTTTTCAGGGAATTTTCAAACACAGCAGCAGGACGAAAAACCCTCGAAACCGTAAAGAAAATCAGCCGAGAAGACCCCGAGGTAGGCCAGATACACAAGCTTCGGTCTAGAAACATAGGCAGAGAAATCTTTCTTGATTTCCATATGCTCGTTGACCCTCAGATGAGCGTACGAAAAGCCCACGAAATTACAGACCGCATTGAGAAAAAGATTTCTGAGAGTCTCACTGTGCCTGTAAATATTACCATCCACATTGAGCCTGATCTGGAGGATAAGCGAAAAGATGAATAA
- a CDS encoding pyridoxine 5'-phosphate synthase, producing the protein MALLNVNIDHVATIRQARGTDEPDPVWAASICELAGANGITTHLREDRRHICDRDVRLLNETVAALFNLEMSIATDIVETALELVPDQVTIVPERRQELTTEGGLDCAGNFQNIQKQIQKITDKNISASAFIIPEREQIKAALDLGFDAVELHTGPYAEAESPAEKNGELDRIKASVDYARGLGLTVHAGHGLTYRNVAPVSAIEGISELNIGHSIISRAVISGMERAVRDMTALL; encoded by the coding sequence ATGGCATTGCTAAACGTAAATATAGACCACGTGGCTACGATTCGTCAGGCACGCGGGACAGACGAGCCGGACCCAGTCTGGGCAGCTTCAATATGTGAGCTTGCAGGTGCCAACGGGATTACAACGCACCTCCGGGAAGACCGGAGGCATATATGCGACAGGGATGTAAGGCTCCTTAATGAAACCGTTGCAGCGCTTTTCAATCTTGAGATGTCCATAGCTACGGATATTGTTGAGACAGCCCTTGAGCTTGTTCCTGATCAGGTTACGATTGTTCCCGAACGCAGGCAGGAGCTCACAACTGAGGGCGGCTTGGACTGCGCCGGAAATTTTCAGAATATACAGAAACAAATCCAGAAAATTACTGATAAGAATATTTCTGCAAGCGCTTTTATTATACCTGAAAGGGAGCAGATTAAGGCAGCTTTGGATTTAGGATTTGATGCTGTGGAGCTTCATACCGGCCCTTACGCCGAGGCAGAGTCGCCCGCTGAGAAAAACGGTGAGCTGGATAGAATCAAGGCATCCGTTGATTATGCCAGAGGTCTTGGTCTTACGGTTCACGCAGGCCACGGGCTTACATACCGAAACGTTGCTCCTGTTTCGGCGATTGAAGGTATAAGCGAGCTGAATATAGGACACAGCATCATTTCAAGGGCGGTTATATCCGGCATGGAAAGGGCTGTTAGGGATATGACAGCTCTGCTGTAA
- a CDS encoding ATP-binding protein: protein MTAAKTRIVIDEEKCIGCEQCVNVCQGGALEMVNGKAKLVREDYCDHLGRCIGKCPAGAITFEEEKVDNKNNKKSKIRPEEGGCPSMQNKTLSGGRGDTEPSAGGGKSELGAWPIQLHLIRPDAPQFLNSDVLIAASCTAFSFGNFHQFLLRGKSLVIACPKLDKTEGYEEKLTELFVQAQPRSITIARMEVPCCSGLTALAENARNSAETGTVLREVTIGLDGNLVVERHL from the coding sequence ATGACTGCAGCAAAAACAAGAATTGTTATAGACGAGGAAAAATGCATTGGCTGCGAGCAGTGCGTCAATGTATGTCAGGGCGGGGCACTTGAGATGGTGAACGGGAAGGCCAAGCTGGTTAGAGAAGACTACTGCGACCATCTCGGGCGTTGCATCGGCAAATGCCCCGCAGGAGCAATTACTTTTGAAGAGGAGAAGGTTGATAATAAAAACAATAAAAAATCAAAAATCCGCCCTGAAGAAGGGGGCTGTCCATCTATGCAAAATAAGACCTTATCCGGAGGCCGCGGAGATACTGAGCCTTCTGCCGGCGGCGGAAAATCCGAACTCGGGGCATGGCCTATACAGCTTCACCTAATCCGCCCTGACGCCCCGCAGTTTTTAAATTCAGACGTGCTAATAGCGGCAAGCTGCACAGCTTTCTCGTTCGGGAACTTCCATCAATTCTTGCTCAGAGGCAAATCGCTTGTTATTGCCTGTCCCAAGCTGGACAAGACCGAAGGCTACGAGGAGAAATTAACCGAGCTCTTTGTACAAGCCCAGCCGCGGAGTATAACAATTGCAAGAATGGAGGTGCCCTGCTGCAGCGGACTGACCGCTTTAGCGGAAAATGCAAGAAACTCTGCAGAAACGGGAACTGTTTTGAGAGAGGTAACTATCGGACTTGATGGCAATCTAGTTGTAGAGAGGCATCTTTAG